In Sphingomonas oryzagri, the genomic stretch TCGTCACCGCCCCAACCAATGGGGCGGCCGGCGTGATCCCGGCCGTGCTCAAATATTACGAGACCTTCGTGCACGGATCGACGCCGGAGGGATCGCGCAAGCTGCTCTACACCGCCTCGGCCATTGGCTTCCTCTACAAGAAGCGCGCCTCGATCTCCGCAGCGGAGATGGGCTGTCAGGGCGAGGTGGGCGTCGCCTGCTCGATGGCAGCGGGAGGACTCGCAGCGGCGCTCGGCGGCACCAATCATCAGGTTGAGAATGCTGCCGAGATCGGCATGGAGCATAATCTCGGCCTCACCTGCGATCCGATCGGCGGGCTGGTGCAGATCCCCTGCATCGAGCGCAACACGATGGGCGCGATCAAGGCGATCAACGCCGCCTATCTCGCGCTGCATGGCGACGGGCGGCACATCGTATCGCTCGATCAGGTGATCGAGACGATGCGCCAGACCGGCGAGGACATGAAGTCCAAATACAAGGAGACCAGCCTCGGCGGACTGGCGGTGAACGTGGTGGAGTGCTGAGGCCCTAGCCCGGCACGCCCCTCGCCCAGCGATCGAACAGCTGCGGCCAGAGCGAGCCGGGATTGCTGTCCGGCAGGCCGACGCCGAAACCGTGGCCGCCACTTCGGATCAGGTGCGCCTCGACCGGGACGTTCTGCGCGCGGCAGGCCGCCATCCACTCCTCGCTGCACGACGGCGGCACCACATTGTCGTCGAAGGCTTGCAGCAGGAAGCATGGCGGCGTCTGCGCATCGACGTGCAACACCGGGGAGCGGTGATCGACCAGCGCCGGCGCAGGGTCCGGCCCCAGCAGCAGGTCGCGGGAACCGCGATGCGTGCCCGGTATGCGGAGTGTCGTGACGGCATACATCAGGCCCGAGAAATCGGGCCGGGCCGACAATCGATCCGCCGCATCGACAGGCGCATAGACCCCCTCGCCATAAGCCGTCGTCAGGCTGGCGGCGAGATGGCCGCCGGCCGAGAAGCCCAGAAGCCCGATCCGCCGCGGGTCCACGCCGAGCCCTCGCGCCCCCGCGCGGATCAGCCGGATCGCGCGCTGCGCATCCTGCAGCGGCACGTCCGAACGATGCTGCCATCCATCGCCGGGCAGGCGGTAGGCGAGCAGGAAGATCGTATAGCCCATCGCGTTGAAGCGCGCGGCGACGTCCAGCCCCTCGTGCGACACCGCCTCATAGGCATAGCCGCCGCCGGGGATGGTCAGCAGCCCGATGCCATTGGGCCGGGCGGGCCGCAGCACGTAGACCATCGGCTCGGCCACGCCACGCAATTGGAGGTCCGGCTGCGCCGCCGTGCCGTGCAACTGCAGGCTGGGCGTCGGCAGCGTCGCCTGCGCACCCGGAGGCCGGCCGGGCCACAGGCGGATGCCCTCCTTCGGCGGCCATGCGGGCATCGCCGGCGGCTGCGCCGGGAGCGACGCGGCAGCACCCGCCGCGACGGTCGCGCCCAGCAGGGTCCGCCGGTCGATCAACTCAGCGCCACCGGCCAGCCGTCCGCATCCCAGCGCAGTTCGGCGAGGCGAAGGGTCGGCGCGGCATCATGCTCGGCGTCATAGGCGTGGTAGACGATGATGTCGCGGTCCTTGTCGTGGAACAGACCACAATGGCCGGGGCCGCGCCAGCGCGTGCCGCCCCAGGGCCGCTCGATGAGGACGGTCTTGGCGGCCCCCTCCATCATCGGCTTGCCTTCCTTGTCCACATAAGGGCCGGTGATCGATTTCGACCGCCCGCAGGCGACGAAATAGTTGGAGGCGAGCTTCCGGCAGCAATAATCGTAGCTGGCGAAAAGGTAGTAGTAATCGCCGTGGCGGAAGATGAAGCCGCCCTCGATCGGATTGTCCGCCCCCTCGGGCGCCGGCCGGTATGCCAGCGACCACATGCGCGTATCGCCAGGCACGCGCTTGCCGGTCTTCCTGTCGAGCTTGATGAGCTTCAGGCCACCCCAGTAACTGCCGAACTCCAGCCAGTCCTGCCCGTCGGCATCGCGCACGAAGTTGGAATCGATGGCGTTATAGCCGATGCCCGGATGCGTTTCGACGACGAGGCCGTGGTCGGTCCACTTGTAATGCGGCGAATTGCGGTCGAGCGTCGGCGTGGTCGCGAAACCGGTGACCGATCGCATCGATCCCCCGGTCGAGACCGAATAATACATCCGGTACAGGCCATCGACGAACGAGATGTCCGGCGCCCATACGCTGGTCGCATCCGGAATGGCCTCGTGCGCCCAGCCGGGGATGCCGAACGGCTGCTTGTTGTCCGTCCAGACCTTGAGGTCTTTCGAGATACGCCAGCTCGGCCCCGGCGCGCCCGCCCAGCCGCCCGATCCGAAGACGTGATAGGTATCGCCCTCGCGGATCATCACCGGATCGTGCAGCCCGGTGAGATAGCCCGAAAGATGCGCGTTGAGCGTGTCCGGCGCGGCCCCCGCATCGGCGGCGCCGGCAGCGGCGCGCGGCAACAGCGACACGGCGGAAAGCGACAGCGCGCCCTTGAGCAGTCCGCGGCGATTGGCGGCGATCATCGGCGGGGCTCCTTGCAGGAGGTGGCGGGAAGCGGCGAGAGCGGTGGCGGGCCATCGGTCATCTTCACGGGCAGGATGCGGCCGTCCTTGGTATAATGGATCGCGTCGATCGCCACCTCGCGCGTGCCCTTGTACGGGCCGGGTCCGGGGCCGCGCTCCCACCGGTGATAGGCGATGAACCACTGGTGGGTCTTCGGATTCTCGGCGAAGGCGTGGTGGCCCGGCCCCTGGTGCGTGGCGTCGGCGGTGAGGATCGCGCCACGATAGGTCCACGGGCCGACCGGCGTCTTCGACGTCGCGTAGTGGACCGAATAGTCCGGCCCATCGAAATGTCCATGGCTGTAGGAGAGATAATAGATCCCGTTCCGTTCGTGGACGAAGGCGCCCTCGGTGAAGTTGGGCGGGGTCTCGACCTGGATCTCGTGATCGATCTCGGTCATGTCGGGCTTCATCAGGAAGATGCGCAGCTTCGCGCCGGCACTGCCGCCCGCATAGAGATAGGCCTTGCCGTCATGATCGACGAACACCATCGGATCGATCGCCTCGAAGCCATGACCGCCGGTCAGGAGAGGCTTGCCGCTGTCCTTGAAGGGACCGTCGGGGCTGTCGCCGATCGCGACGCCCAGCCGGCTCGGCGTCGGGTTCTGCGGGCCGACCGAATAATAGAGATAGTAACGGCCATTGGCGGCGGTGAGGCTCGGCGCCCAGAGGCCGTGGTTCTTTGCGCCATCGGCCTCGATCCAGCCGATATCCTTCATCTCGATCAGCGGCGCGGACTTGGTCCAGTGGCGCAGATCGGGCGAGGACCAGGCGTAGAAGCGGCTCGCCGCGAAGCCGTCCTTCGGATCGACCGCGTTGGTCGGGTAGACATACCAGCGCCCGCACAGCGCCACCATGTCG encodes the following:
- a CDS encoding alpha/beta hydrolase, producing the protein MIDRRTLLGATVAAGAAASLPAQPPAMPAWPPKEGIRLWPGRPPGAQATLPTPSLQLHGTAAQPDLQLRGVAEPMVYVLRPARPNGIGLLTIPGGGYAYEAVSHEGLDVAARFNAMGYTIFLLAYRLPGDGWQHRSDVPLQDAQRAIRLIRAGARGLGVDPRRIGLLGFSAGGHLAASLTTAYGEGVYAPVDAADRLSARPDFSGLMYAVTTLRIPGTHRGSRDLLLGPDPAPALVDHRSPVLHVDAQTPPCFLLQAFDDNVVPPSCSEEWMAACRAQNVPVEAHLIRSGGHGFGVGLPDSNPGSLWPQLFDRWARGVPG
- a CDS encoding arabinan endo-1,5-alpha-L-arabinosidase; amino-acid sequence: MIAANRRGLLKGALSLSAVSLLPRAAAGAADAGAAPDTLNAHLSGYLTGLHDPVMIREGDTYHVFGSGGWAGAPGPSWRISKDLKVWTDNKQPFGIPGWAHEAIPDATSVWAPDISFVDGLYRMYYSVSTGGSMRSVTGFATTPTLDRNSPHYKWTDHGLVVETHPGIGYNAIDSNFVRDADGQDWLEFGSYWGGLKLIKLDRKTGKRVPGDTRMWSLAYRPAPEGADNPIEGGFIFRHGDYYYLFASYDYCCRKLASNYFVACGRSKSITGPYVDKEGKPMMEGAAKTVLIERPWGGTRWRGPGHCGLFHDKDRDIIVYHAYDAEHDAAPTLRLAELRWDADGWPVALS
- a CDS encoding family 43 glycosylhydrolase, whose translation is MRLKFLLAAIASLAAAPAPVPHNPIFVGADPDMVALCGRWYVYPTNAVDPKDGFAASRFYAWSSPDLRHWTKSAPLIEMKDIGWIEADGAKNHGLWAPSLTAANGRYYLYYSVGPQNPTPSRLGVAIGDSPDGPFKDSGKPLLTGGHGFEAIDPMVFVDHDGKAYLYAGGSAGAKLRIFLMKPDMTEIDHEIQVETPPNFTEGAFVHERNGIYYLSYSHGHFDGPDYSVHYATSKTPVGPWTYRGAILTADATHQGPGHHAFAENPKTHQWFIAYHRWERGPGPGPYKGTREVAIDAIHYTKDGRILPVKMTDGPPPLSPLPATSCKEPRR